One Panicum virgatum strain AP13 chromosome 9K, P.virgatum_v5, whole genome shotgun sequence genomic region harbors:
- the LOC120651232 gene encoding uncharacterized protein LOC120651232 isoform X1: protein MRVNNISVQVAHGSALPVNLASTIHGMPIPPGYASVTVEQIVEPTHINENLELDFVGGDGEKTLGDALHGIVLWRKADIKLIANNKAPVDPPPSAPSPLDYGNVNHDPTPSSEQRAGSTPTPPAPEGKGKKKTASLPLPGPTNKKQKRVEKKIGPKKKLAYELTQEELDEEVDREVKEHFKPKGPEKRVPVDREIAVKVYSCLNNPPGPKQLPSDFDRTLIKAQQQRKNKKCEKTVPQLGSVQKQLEPLVAGRQPNEAEAEFLRETGFTLDQAAGTADISIAEVVAHPFKLGKPLVTEEDEIKLGTQMFNLHRQYMRMSNEEMDMFGVKYRDYDFYHGEDDFWVYFEDLHAIYHQ from the coding sequence ATGAGAGTAAATAATATATCTGTTCAGGTAGCACACGGGTCTGCCCTACCCGTGAATCTAGCTAGTACAATTCATGGAatgccgataccccctggctacgcCTCCGTCACAGTTGAGCAGATAGTTGAACCGACCCATATTAATGAGAATCTCGAGCTCGATTTTGTTGGAGGTGATGGAGAGAAGACGTTGGGAGACGCACTACATGGGAttgttctatggcgcaaggccgacatcaaactaaTTGCGAACAACAAGGCTCCCGTGGATCCGCCTCCCTCAGCACCATCTCCGCTCGACTATGGTAATGTTAATCACGATCCAACTCCCTCATCTGAGCAGAGGGCCGgtagtactccaactcctccggcaccggaaggaaaaggaaagaaaaagacagcatccctcccactGCCTGGACCCACAAACAAGAAGCAGAAAAGGGTCGAAAAGAAGATAGGCCCTAAGAAGAAATTAGCTTATGAGCTGACCCAAGAGGAACTTGACGAGGAAGTGGATCGCGAGGTGAAAGAACATTTCAAACCTAAAGGCCCAGAGAAGAGGGTACCGGTAGATCGAGAAATAGCAGTCAAGGTCTACTCATGCTTGAACAATCCACCAGGACCGAAACAACTACCCTCGGACTTTGATCGCACTCTGATAAAGGCACAGCAGCAGAGAAAAAATAAGAAATGTGAAAAGACTGTTCCTCAGCTTGGCTCAGTACAGAAGCAACTCGAGCCCCTCGTGGCGGGGAGGCAACCAAATGAAGCAGAGGCGGAATTTCTTCGCGAAACAGGATTCACGCTTGATCAGGCAGCGGGGACGGCAGATATCTCAATTGCTGAAGTTGTTGCTCATCCATTCAAGCTTGGAAAGCCTCTTGTCACTGAGGAGGACGAGATCAAACTAGGCACACAGATGTTCAATTTACACAGACAGTACATGCGCATGTCCAACGAAGAAATGGATATGTTTGGAGTTAAGTATCGTGACTATGATTTCTATCatggggaggacgacttctgggtctACTTCGAAGATCTACATGCCATATATCATCAATAA
- the LOC120651232 gene encoding uncharacterized protein LOC120651232 isoform X2 — MMLQRCRKKGWHHQVGFMMPLIINQKTINDNYKETCQNMYHALMRQHYKSYIMITYNYGYHWVLLIICLGSGNLTVFDSMRCPQSAIQYFLDPLNRVWKQFVKKNKGVGGGKTQLDVRMDFPCARQQ, encoded by the exons ATGATGCTTCAAAGATGCCGGAAAAAAGGATGGCATCATCAGGTGGGCTTCATGATGCCGTTGATAATCAACCAGAAAACTATTAACGACAACTACAAGGAGACGTGTCAAAACATGTACCATGCCCTGATGCGCCAACATTACAAATCTTATATAATGATAACCTACAACTATGG ttatcattgggttTTGCTCATAATTTGCTTGGGGAGCGGCAATCTTACAGTGTTCGACTCCATGAGGTGCCCGCAGTCTGCAATCCAATACTTCTTAGACCCATTGAACAG GGTGTGGAAACAATTTGTAAAGAAGAACAAAGGAGTCGGTGGAGGGAAGACGCAATTGGATGTTAGAATGGATTTTCCG tgtgcgagacaacaataa